In Methanomicrobium antiquum, one DNA window encodes the following:
- a CDS encoding ABC transporter permease, producing MDYITQGLSQAFILIATLNPEVVDITLRTLSITFTATLIASIISVPLGLYISFNNFFGKKTIISLIQTLYALPTVVVGLLMYMLLSNKGPLGIFGLLFTPSGMIIGQTVLIIPIITGLTIAALSNLDPGIRDTARSLGATVSQFFLSMLKEARFAILAAVVMGFSRAISEVGAAIMIGGNIRGQTRILTTTITLETGQGNFSLSIALGIILLLIALIVNMIVSYFQQR from the coding sequence ATGGACTACATTACGCAGGGTCTGAGTCAGGCATTTATTCTGATAGCGACCTTAAATCCTGAAGTCGTTGATATAACCCTTAGAACCTTATCAATTACATTTACTGCGACATTAATCGCCTCAATAATATCGGTACCACTTGGTCTTTATATATCATTTAATAATTTTTTCGGCAAAAAGACAATAATAAGTCTTATTCAGACCCTGTACGCCCTTCCAACAGTAGTTGTCGGTCTTTTAATGTACATGCTTTTGTCAAATAAGGGGCCATTGGGAATATTTGGTCTTCTTTTCACTCCGTCAGGTATGATAATAGGACAGACCGTTCTTATAATCCCGATAATTACAGGTCTTACAATAGCTGCACTTTCAAACCTTGACCCGGGTATAAGGGATACCGCACGTTCACTTGGTGCAACAGTATCGCAGTTTTTCCTTTCAATGTTAAAAGAAGCCCGTTTTGCAATCCTCGCCGCTGTTGTCATGGGTTTTTCCCGTGCGATATCAGAAGTCGGTGCCGCTATAATGATAGGAGGAAATATTCGCGGCCAGACAAGGATTTTAACGACCACAATTACTCTTGAAACCGGTCAGGGAAATTTTTCATTATCAATCGCCCTCGGCATAATTCTTCTTTTGATTGCACTGATAGTGAACATGATTGTGTCATATTTCCAGCAGAGGTGA